The stretch of DNA AGCTCATTCATCCTTCTCCCTCATCTTATCCTCAAAGCATCTCGGGCAGATCAGCTGACCGTCGATCACCTGAAGGCATCTACTACATTTGTTCATCTTGCATTTGGCACACTTGCCAAGGCCAGAGTTGGAGTTGATGGCGTGACCGCACGACAGAATCACCAATTCAAACTCTTCTTCCATCACTGGTCCTCCAGATCAACGAATGCACCACACTTGTCACACATGGGAAAATTCTCCCACAAATGTATGTCCCACTCCTCCCCCACCCCCCTATGCTCCTTACATCGGGTACATAGGCCTCTCATTTTGAATCCAGACAATTCTGTTTTATCAATTAAAAATAGGCTGTGTCAGTGTGATTCCGCTAGGGCTAATCCTCTTTGCAGATCTTCGTTAATGCAACTCTCAACTTTTCGAATTTCTGCGGTTCTGCGGCGATCCCATAGATGAGCTTGTCTAGCATGGTCTTATTCTGGTCAACATCGCTGGTTGTAGACGTATCAAGTAACGCGCCGCATCTGTTGCAGAACTTGGAAACATGAGAATTCTCAAGACTGCATCTGAAACACTTCCTCGGTTGAGAGGTGACAACAACTGTCTTCTCCTGCGGCCTTATCCCGTTCATGATTGACTGCGCGTTGTCGATGTGCTTTCCGTATCTTTTCATGTATGTGGCCGGCATGGCAGAGCCAAACCTCCATCCAAACATCATGCATTGCTGTGGTTCAGTCAGAATTCCCTGTGTCTCGTCTACTCTAGTGTGCCTGAAAAGGTAGTAGAACACTCTCTTCTTGATTCCGGCCCTCTTGGCTGCCTTTTTCAGAATGGATACGGCAGCAGCATATGCAATCTGGTTCATCATGTTGGTCTTGCCAAACCCAATCCAGACTGGGCAGTCCGGATGGTTCCTTCCTGGGTGGTGGTCAAGCCATATGGCAAGCGAGGGCGCAGAAGAGATTATCCTCACAAAGTCGGATCCTATCTTTCCGTCAACGTAGAGTTTTGCCCCTATGGTGTCAAATTCTATGTCGCTTAGATGTAGCGTGAGGATCTCTTCCAATCTTCTACCCGATTCGAATAGAATCTCAAATAGTGCCCTATCTCTTGGAT from Candidatus Nitrosotenuis aquarius encodes:
- a CDS encoding tyrosine-type recombinase/integrase codes for the protein MSRALEIYPLRKRIERELELVSKDPYNAESILKYHQSRVAEGISPARIHKCLNTIKLISRMLGKSFADATKDDFVKLVSGFESTDWSDWTKRDYKVILKHFYKWFRNWEDGAPPEVRWIKKTSSAQNKRPILPKDLLTPEEKDALLRATYNPRDRALFEILFESGRRLEEILTLHLSDIEFDTIGAKLYVDGKIGSDFVRIISSAPSLAIWLDHHPGRNHPDCPVWIGFGKTNMMNQIAYAAAVSILKKAAKRAGIKKRVFYYLFRHTRVDETQGILTEPQQCMMFGWRFGSAMPATYMKRYGKHIDNAQSIMNGIRPQEKTVVVTSQPRKCFRCSLENSHVSKFCNRCGALLDTSTTSDVDQNKTMLDKLIYGIAAEPQKFEKLRVALTKICKED